One window of Nocardia sp. NBC_00508 genomic DNA carries:
- a CDS encoding DUF6191 domain-containing protein codes for MGLVAMTIPGLSLLLIALAFAEVAWNKLTGTRVLPWTRRRSGRPVAAAGFEEVTALFQGAKHYEFEQRMTTLMHRENKSDGAPPRDEVDLTSGSARLVRQLPQ; via the coding sequence ATGGGTCTCGTCGCCATGACCATCCCGGGTCTGTCCCTCCTGCTGATCGCGCTCGCCTTCGCCGAAGTCGCATGGAACAAACTCACCGGAACCCGCGTGCTGCCCTGGACCCGCAGACGGTCGGGCCGCCCGGTGGCGGCCGCGGGCTTCGAAGAGGTGACGGCGCTGTTCCAAGGCGCGAAGCATTACGAATTCGAGCAGCGAATGACGACGCTGATGCACCGGGAGAACAAGTCCGACGGCGCACCGCCGCGCGATGAGGTGGATCTCACGAGTGGTTCGGCGCGCCTGGTGCGGCAGCTCCCGCAGTAA
- a CDS encoding beta-class carbonic anhydrase: MTVTDEYLANNAAYANAFQGPLPLPPSKGVAVVACMDARLNIYGALGLAEGEAHVIRNAGGVVTPDEIRSLAISQRLLGTREIILIHHTDCGMLTFTDDAFKATIQAETGIKPEWSAESFSDLETDVRQSIARIVASPFVPHKNSIRGFVFDVATGALNEVPAG, encoded by the coding sequence ATGACTGTCACCGATGAGTACCTGGCGAACAACGCGGCATATGCCAACGCCTTCCAAGGCCCGCTGCCGTTGCCGCCCTCGAAGGGGGTGGCCGTTGTCGCGTGCATGGACGCGCGGCTCAACATTTACGGCGCGCTCGGCCTCGCGGAGGGCGAGGCGCACGTCATCCGCAACGCGGGCGGCGTGGTGACCCCCGACGAGATCCGCTCGCTCGCGATCAGTCAGCGGTTGCTCGGTACCAGGGAGATCATCCTGATCCACCACACCGATTGCGGCATGCTCACTTTCACCGACGACGCGTTCAAGGCCACCATCCAGGCGGAGACCGGGATCAAGCCGGAGTGGTCGGCGGAGTCGTTCTCGGACCTGGAAACCGATGTGCGCCAATCGATCGCACGGATCGTCGCGAGCCCCTTCGTGCCGCACAAGAACTCGATCCGCGGCTTCGTCTTCGACGTCGCCACCGGCGCGCTGAACGAGGTCCCGGCCGGCTAG
- a CDS encoding DUF885 domain-containing protein, with product MDGHDELMSLAERYWDSVLEAAPSEATLLGDRRFDDRIEDLSVEAEQRVLSTWRDLLRAVDALDADRLNPTDRITRSLLRTELSGAVEHLEWRPVEMASDQMNGVHAAVLMMAPQTNAPRPENALALTRRYRQFGDMLGQAVERFRAGLAAGRAPARITIERSLNQLDGYLDSDHTSDPFATFAGPDGWDGEAAWRAELAEVVRDVIRPAFQVYRDALYDELLPAGRPDDKPGLCWLGADGEDIYRRLLRHHTTLPDLGAEEIHELGLSELAKLREEYATVGERLLGTGDLGEVFARLRDDPALCYDDAEQIMFDARRALSLATAEMGNWFGRLPKESCDIVPVPEFLAADAPTAYYFPPAADGSRPGTYFVNQHHPTGRGRYETASVAYHEAIPGHHLQLTIANELDHLPRFQRQSFANTAFVEGWALYTERLADEMGLYEDDLGRLGMLAGDSWRSCRLVVDTGLHAKGWTRQQAIDFMVANAPVGLAEITVEVDRYIAMPGQAVGYKVGQLEIRRQRAAAHERLGAAFDIKAFHDAVLGSGSVSLPVLRELVAAL from the coding sequence ATGGATGGTCACGACGAGCTGATGAGCTTGGCCGAGCGGTATTGGGACAGTGTGCTCGAGGCGGCGCCGAGCGAGGCGACCCTGCTCGGCGACCGCCGCTTCGACGATCGCATCGAGGATCTGTCCGTCGAGGCGGAGCAGCGGGTGCTCTCGACCTGGCGCGACCTGCTGCGCGCGGTCGACGCCCTCGACGCCGACCGGCTGAACCCGACCGACCGCATCACCCGCAGCTTGCTGCGCACCGAGTTGAGCGGCGCCGTCGAGCATCTGGAGTGGCGGCCGGTGGAGATGGCCTCCGACCAGATGAACGGCGTGCACGCCGCGGTGCTGATGATGGCGCCGCAGACCAACGCGCCGCGACCGGAGAACGCGCTGGCGCTGACGCGGCGGTACCGGCAATTCGGCGACATGCTCGGCCAGGCCGTGGAACGGTTCCGGGCCGGGCTGGCCGCCGGGCGCGCCCCCGCACGGATCACCATCGAGCGCTCGCTCAACCAGCTCGACGGCTACCTGGACTCCGATCACACCTCCGACCCGTTCGCCACCTTCGCCGGACCGGACGGGTGGGATGGCGAGGCCGCATGGCGCGCCGAATTGGCCGAGGTGGTACGGGATGTCATCCGTCCCGCGTTCCAGGTCTACCGCGACGCGCTGTACGACGAGCTGCTGCCGGCCGGCCGACCCGACGACAAGCCCGGCCTGTGCTGGCTCGGCGCCGACGGCGAGGACATCTACCGGCGGCTGCTGCGCCACCACACCACGCTGCCGGATCTCGGCGCCGAGGAGATCCACGAACTCGGACTCAGCGAGCTGGCGAAGCTGCGCGAGGAGTACGCCACGGTGGGCGAGCGGCTGTTGGGCACCGGGGATCTCGGCGAGGTGTTCGCCCGGCTGCGCGACGATCCCGCGCTGTGCTACGACGACGCCGAGCAGATCATGTTCGACGCGCGGCGGGCGCTGTCGCTGGCCACGGCCGAGATGGGGAACTGGTTCGGGCGGTTGCCGAAGGAATCCTGCGACATCGTGCCGGTGCCGGAGTTCCTCGCCGCGGATGCGCCCACGGCGTACTACTTTCCGCCCGCCGCCGACGGCTCGCGGCCGGGCACCTACTTCGTCAACCAGCACCATCCCACCGGCCGCGGCCGCTACGAGACCGCGTCGGTGGCCTATCACGAGGCGATTCCCGGCCATCATCTCCAGCTCACCATCGCCAACGAACTGGACCACCTGCCGCGCTTCCAGCGTCAGTCCTTCGCGAACACCGCCTTCGTCGAAGGCTGGGCGCTCTACACCGAGCGGTTGGCCGACGAAATGGGTTTGTACGAGGACGATCTCGGCCGCCTCGGCATGCTGGCAGGGGATTCGTGGCGCTCCTGCCGTCTGGTCGTCGACACCGGTCTGCACGCGAAGGGCTGGACCAGGCAGCAGGCCATCGACTTCATGGTGGCCAACGCGCCGGTCGGGCTGGCCGAGATCACCGTGGAGGTGGACCGTTACATCGCGATGCCGGGGCAGGCGGTCGGCTACAAAGTCGGCCAATTGGAGATCCGGCGCCAGCGGGCGGCGGCCCACGAGCGGCTCGGCGCGGCATTCGACATCAAGGCGTTCCACGACGCGGTGCTCGGTTCGGGATCGGTGAGCCTGCCGGTGCTGCGCGAGCTCGTCGCCGCATTGTGA
- a CDS encoding ABC transporter substrate-binding protein: MWRAAVSDRLFLGGRALRAALGVLAAGALVLTGCTTNTEESGPSVPKVQVDKVDEIAAQLPDKVEQSGKIVVGVNIPYQPNEYKDAGGRIVGFDVDLMEAVAAVLGVKAEYVESAFEKIIPAIQAGTYDVGMSSITDSKEREQQVDFTTYFNAGIQWAQQKGKPVDPDNACGKKVAVQATTVEHTDEVPAKSAKCVAEGKPAIDIKPFDEQSAATNALVLGQVDAMSADSPVTAYAIKQSDGKIENAGPVFDSAPYGWAVAKGAPLAAVLQKAVQHLIDSGKYAEITKNWGVQEGAITKSVINGAVS, from the coding sequence ATGTGGAGGGCTGCTGTGTCTGATCGATTGTTTCTCGGCGGGCGCGCCCTGCGGGCCGCACTGGGTGTGCTCGCCGCGGGCGCACTGGTGCTGACGGGCTGTACCACGAACACCGAGGAGTCCGGACCCTCGGTGCCCAAAGTGCAGGTGGACAAGGTCGACGAGATCGCCGCACAACTGCCGGACAAGGTCGAGCAGTCCGGCAAGATCGTCGTCGGCGTGAACATTCCCTACCAGCCCAACGAGTACAAGGACGCCGGCGGCCGGATCGTCGGGTTCGACGTGGACCTGATGGAGGCGGTCGCCGCCGTGCTCGGCGTCAAGGCCGAATACGTCGAGTCGGCCTTCGAGAAGATCATCCCCGCGATTCAGGCAGGCACCTACGACGTGGGCATGTCCTCGATCACCGACTCCAAGGAACGCGAGCAGCAGGTCGACTTCACCACCTACTTCAACGCGGGTATCCAGTGGGCCCAGCAGAAGGGCAAGCCGGTCGACCCGGACAACGCCTGTGGCAAGAAGGTCGCCGTGCAGGCGACCACCGTGGAGCACACCGACGAGGTGCCCGCCAAGAGCGCCAAGTGCGTTGCCGAGGGCAAGCCCGCCATCGATATCAAGCCGTTCGATGAGCAGAGCGCCGCGACCAACGCGCTGGTGCTCGGTCAGGTCGACGCCATGTCGGCCGACTCCCCGGTGACGGCGTACGCGATCAAGCAGAGCGACGGCAAGATCGAGAACGCGGGCCCGGTGTTCGATTCCGCGCCCTACGGCTGGGCGGTGGCCAAGGGCGCGCCGCTGGCCGCGGTGCTGCAGAAGGCCGTCCAGCACCTCATCGACAGTGGTAAGTACGCCGAGATCACGAAGAACTGGGGTGTCCAGGAAGGCGCCATCACCAAGTCCGTGATCAACGGCGCCGTGAGCTGA
- a CDS encoding 2-keto-3-deoxygluconate kinase, whose product MTILSLDTDMFHAAAPKGLRAESTGLTSAEFHRRYCEQHGPIRLGDWSPAGSRTAEFTATLEFAGHLRTVVAAGSPVAAMTSALYDEGYPVEILQFHQRRTASGTATFVQCECDGRRGWGAAIADDGAESTVRAMIACVNLLGVS is encoded by the coding sequence ATGACCATCCTGTCGCTCGATACCGACATGTTCCACGCCGCCGCTCCGAAGGGCCTGCGCGCCGAAAGCACCGGCCTGACCTCGGCGGAGTTCCACCGCCGCTATTGCGAGCAGCACGGCCCGATCCGGCTCGGTGACTGGTCGCCAGCGGGCAGCCGCACCGCCGAGTTCACCGCCACGCTGGAGTTCGCCGGCCATTTGCGGACCGTCGTCGCCGCGGGCAGCCCGGTCGCGGCGATGACTTCGGCCCTCTACGACGAGGGCTACCCGGTGGAGATCCTGCAGTTCCATCAGCGGCGCACCGCGAGTGGCACCGCCACTTTCGTGCAGTGCGAGTGCGACGGCAGGCGCGGTTGGGGCGCGGCCATCGCCGACGACGGCGCCGAGTCGACGGTGCGCGCGATGATCGCGTGCGTCAACCTGCTCGGCGTGTCCTGA
- a CDS encoding isocitrate/isopropylmalate dehydrogenase family protein, which yields MNDASKPRALRLGLIDGDGIGPEVVRAARQVVDEALSAAGAARVDWVPLAMGHRAIAEFGTPLPEQTLDALDGVDGWILGPHDNVSYPAEHRVAVAPGGAIRKRFGLYANIRPARAFAGVRAAAPDIDLVIVRENSEGFYADRNMFAGTGEFAPTPDIAMSVGLVTRAACERIAHQAFRLAATRRKRVTIVHKANVLPLTMGLFRDVCYAVAHAYPGVDVDDEHVDAAAAHLVRAAADYDVLVTENLFGDILSDLAGELSGSLGLAASLNCSATKAMAQAVHGAAPALAGHNRANPAALQMSSAMLLRWLAARDAETPLAQAGARIERAVAATLEAGIATSDIGGMASTSEFTEQVCARVHRR from the coding sequence GTGAACGATGCGAGCAAGCCCCGAGCGCTGCGGCTCGGCCTGATCGACGGCGACGGCATCGGTCCCGAGGTGGTGCGCGCCGCCAGGCAGGTGGTCGACGAGGCGCTGTCGGCGGCGGGCGCCGCGCGGGTCGACTGGGTGCCGCTGGCGATGGGACATCGCGCCATCGCCGAGTTCGGTACGCCGCTGCCGGAGCAGACGCTCGACGCGCTCGACGGTGTGGACGGCTGGATCCTCGGTCCCCACGACAACGTGTCCTATCCCGCCGAACATCGCGTCGCGGTCGCCCCGGGCGGCGCCATCCGCAAGCGGTTCGGCCTCTACGCCAACATCCGCCCCGCGCGGGCGTTCGCCGGTGTGCGCGCCGCGGCGCCCGACATCGATCTGGTGATCGTCCGGGAGAACAGCGAGGGCTTCTACGCCGACCGCAACATGTTCGCGGGGACGGGCGAGTTCGCGCCGACGCCGGACATCGCGATGTCGGTCGGTCTGGTGACCCGCGCCGCCTGCGAGCGGATCGCGCATCAGGCGTTCCGGCTGGCCGCGACGCGGCGCAAGCGGGTGACCATCGTGCACAAAGCCAACGTGCTGCCGCTGACCATGGGCCTGTTCCGTGACGTCTGCTATGCGGTGGCCCACGCCTATCCTGGCGTCGATGTCGACGACGAACATGTCGACGCGGCCGCCGCGCACTTGGTGCGCGCCGCCGCCGACTACGACGTGCTGGTGACCGAGAACCTGTTCGGCGACATCCTGTCCGACCTGGCCGGGGAGCTGAGCGGCTCGCTCGGATTGGCCGCATCGTTGAACTGCTCGGCGACCAAGGCCATGGCGCAGGCCGTGCACGGCGCCGCGCCCGCGCTGGCCGGGCACAATCGCGCGAACCCGGCGGCGTTGCAGATGTCGTCGGCGATGTTGTTGCGGTGGCTGGCGGCTCGGGACGCGGAGACGCCATTGGCGCAGGCGGGCGCGCGGATCGAGCGAGCCGTCGCCGCGACGTTGGAGGCGGGCATCGCCACCTCCGACATCGGCGGAATGGCTTCGACCAGCGAATTCACCGAGCAGGTGTGCGCGAGGGTGCACCGCAGGTAG
- a CDS encoding ABC transporter ATP-binding protein has protein sequence MVVNYGRIQALHGISLTVAEGELVTLLGANGAGKTTTMRAMSGLLPLTRGRILFEGRDITHMKAHERVTSGLIQAPEGRGVFPGMTVQENLDMGCYGRGFKQKAEYDRTLEWVFELFPRLLERRKQVGGTLSGGEQQMLAIARSLMARPRLLLLDEPSMGLAPMVIQQIFRIISEINQQGTTVLLVEQNAQQALARSHRAYIMETGEVTKTGRGGELLTDPAVKSAYLGVG, from the coding sequence ATGGTCGTCAACTACGGCAGAATCCAAGCGCTGCACGGGATCTCGCTGACGGTCGCGGAGGGTGAACTGGTCACCCTGCTCGGCGCCAACGGCGCGGGCAAGACGACGACCATGCGCGCCATGTCCGGGCTGCTGCCGCTGACCCGCGGGCGGATCTTGTTCGAGGGTCGCGACATCACCCACATGAAGGCGCACGAACGGGTGACCAGCGGCCTGATCCAGGCGCCGGAGGGCCGGGGCGTGTTCCCCGGTATGACGGTGCAGGAGAACCTCGACATGGGTTGCTACGGACGGGGTTTCAAGCAGAAGGCCGAGTACGACCGGACGCTGGAGTGGGTGTTCGAGCTGTTCCCGCGGCTGCTGGAGCGGCGCAAACAGGTCGGCGGCACGCTCTCCGGCGGTGAGCAGCAGATGCTGGCCATCGCCCGCTCGCTGATGGCGCGGCCCAGGCTGCTACTGCTCGACGAGCCGTCGATGGGCTTGGCGCCCATGGTGATCCAGCAGATCTTCCGGATCATCAGCGAGATCAACCAGCAGGGCACCACCGTGCTGCTGGTCGAGCAGAACGCCCAGCAGGCCCTGGCCCGCAGCCACCGCGCGTACATCATGGAGACCGGCGAGGTCACCAAGACCGGCCGCGGCGGCGAACTGCTCACCGATCCCGCCGTCAAATCCGCCTATCTCGGCGTGGGTTAG
- a CDS encoding branched-chain amino acid ABC transporter permease, producing the protein MSDTTKTAPAPEGARHGLGDAIRTWWDGLSRPAQWGVGVPILLLLALLPLFPPPLLNTPSYNFGLVMAQVAMYALLAIGLNVVVGQAGLLDLGYVGFYAVGAYTVGLLTSPNSPWNQTDGGWLDPKWAWLACLPLAVAVTAVSGLILGSPTLRLRGDYLAIVTLGFGEIVRLLAENLTELTNGSLGLSGVAYPHVGESESRPEGVFSGGNSGDPDAANLLDRASYGTYWYWLGMALVVIVLLMVGNLERSRVGRAWVAIREDEDAAEIMGVPTFKFKLWAFMIGAAVGGMSGAIYAGQVQFVNPTGFNIINSMLFLCAVVIGGQGNKLGVIFGAFIIAYLPARLQSVNLVSNESTGYVLLAIDVAVFVALILAWRLWADRLGAWPRRGVITGMVVTGVLALLLLGSVLLFRKGGAQSLGDLKYLYFGIALVVMMILRPQGLFPVRQKLLTYGRQVYQAVRRPATRELIGAGR; encoded by the coding sequence ATGAGCGACACGACCAAGACGGCGCCCGCGCCGGAGGGCGCGCGCCACGGCCTCGGCGACGCCATCCGTACCTGGTGGGACGGCCTGAGCAGGCCCGCGCAGTGGGGCGTCGGCGTCCCGATCCTCCTCCTGCTGGCGCTGCTGCCACTGTTCCCTCCGCCGCTGCTGAACACCCCCTCCTACAACTTCGGCCTGGTGATGGCGCAGGTGGCGATGTACGCGCTGCTGGCCATCGGGCTCAACGTGGTGGTCGGACAGGCGGGCCTGCTCGATCTCGGCTACGTCGGTTTCTACGCCGTCGGCGCCTACACCGTCGGCCTGCTCACCAGTCCCAACAGCCCGTGGAACCAGACCGACGGCGGCTGGCTGGATCCGAAATGGGCGTGGTTGGCCTGCCTGCCGCTCGCGGTGGCGGTGACCGCGGTCTCCGGCCTGATCCTCGGTTCGCCGACGCTGCGCCTGCGCGGTGACTACCTGGCGATCGTGACCCTCGGCTTCGGCGAGATCGTCCGGCTGCTTGCGGAGAACCTCACCGAGCTCACGAACGGCAGCCTCGGTTTGTCCGGCGTGGCGTACCCGCACGTCGGCGAGTCCGAGAGCAGGCCGGAGGGCGTGTTCTCCGGCGGCAACAGCGGGGACCCGGACGCCGCGAACCTGCTCGACCGCGCCAGCTACGGCACCTACTGGTACTGGCTCGGCATGGCGCTGGTGGTAATCGTGCTGCTGATGGTCGGCAATCTGGAGCGCAGCCGGGTCGGCCGCGCCTGGGTGGCCATCCGCGAGGACGAGGACGCGGCCGAGATCATGGGCGTGCCGACGTTCAAGTTCAAGCTGTGGGCGTTCATGATCGGCGCCGCGGTCGGCGGCATGTCCGGCGCGATCTATGCCGGACAGGTGCAGTTCGTCAACCCGACCGGGTTCAACATCATCAACTCGATGCTGTTCCTGTGCGCGGTGGTCATCGGCGGTCAGGGCAACAAGCTCGGCGTGATCTTCGGCGCGTTCATCATCGCCTATCTGCCCGCGCGACTGCAGTCGGTGAACCTGGTGAGCAACGAGTCGACCGGGTATGTCCTGCTGGCGATCGACGTCGCGGTGTTCGTCGCGCTGATCCTCGCCTGGCGGCTGTGGGCCGACCGGCTGGGCGCGTGGCCCCGCCGCGGGGTGATCACCGGCATGGTGGTGACCGGCGTGCTGGCGCTGCTGCTACTTGGCAGCGTGTTGTTGTTCCGCAAGGGCGGCGCGCAATCCCTCGGCGATCTCAAGTATCTGTATTTCGGTATCGCGTTGGTGGTGATGATGATTCTGCGTCCGCAGGGTCTGTTCCCGGTGCGGCAGAAGCTGCTCACCTACGGCAGGCAGGTGTATCAGGCCGTGCGCAGACCGGCCACCCGCGAGCTGATCGGAGCCGGACGATGA
- the trxA gene encoding thioredoxin: MATQTLTQQNFDEVVTGNDVVLVDFWADWCGPCKSFAPTFEASSDKHPDVVHGKVDTEAEQGLAAAANIRSIPTIMAFREGVLVFAQPGALPPAALEDLVTQVQALDMDEVRKQLAEQQAGQ; the protein is encoded by the coding sequence ATGGCGACCCAGACGCTGACCCAGCAGAATTTCGACGAGGTAGTCACTGGAAACGACGTGGTACTCGTCGACTTCTGGGCCGATTGGTGCGGTCCGTGCAAGAGTTTCGCCCCCACCTTCGAGGCCTCCTCCGACAAGCACCCCGACGTGGTGCACGGAAAGGTCGACACCGAAGCCGAACAGGGCCTCGCGGCGGCTGCCAACATCCGCTCGATCCCGACCATCATGGCCTTCCGGGAGGGCGTGCTGGTGTTCGCGCAGCCCGGCGCGCTGCCGCCCGCCGCGCTCGAGGATCTGGTGACCCAGGTCCAGGCGCTGGACATGGACGAAGTGCGCAAGCAGCTCGCCGAACAGCAGGCCGGTCAGTAG
- a CDS encoding 2'-5' RNA ligase family protein yields the protein MVQSVELLLDDAADAEIRQQWRLLAEAGVSSLAVRTDESNRPHITAAVARQVWPRIEQALDEQAFSPISVRLGGLVVFGARRPILVRLVVPSEPLLALHRRIFHTISPCPGIPANLHPDAWTPHITLARRVPPHQLGEAIHAVARDRDFPATVLGIRRWDGDQRREWPVGRIRRGR from the coding sequence ATGGTGCAGTCGGTCGAACTACTTCTCGATGACGCCGCCGACGCGGAGATTCGTCAGCAGTGGCGGCTGCTGGCCGAGGCCGGCGTGTCGAGCCTTGCCGTGCGCACCGACGAGTCCAACCGCCCGCACATCACCGCGGCGGTGGCCAGACAGGTCTGGCCGCGCATCGAGCAGGCGTTGGACGAGCAGGCATTCTCGCCAATCTCGGTGCGGCTGGGCGGGTTGGTGGTCTTCGGTGCGCGCCGTCCCATCCTGGTGCGGCTGGTCGTGCCGTCGGAGCCGCTGCTCGCGCTGCACCGGCGGATCTTCCACACCATCTCACCCTGCCCCGGCATTCCGGCCAACCTGCATCCGGACGCCTGGACACCGCACATCACGCTGGCCAGGCGCGTGCCGCCGCATCAGCTGGGCGAGGCGATCCACGCCGTCGCGCGGGATCGGGATTTTCCGGCGACCGTGCTGGGTATCCGTCGATGGGATGGTGATCAGCGGCGCGAGTGGCCGGTCGGCCGGATCCGCCGTGGAAGATAA
- the polA gene encoding DNA polymerase I: MSSPTTAPRPATASGSSDPGSGDRPTLLLLDGHSIAYRAFFALPAENFKTVTGQTTNAVYGFTAMLINLLRDEKPTHVAAAFDVSRQTFRAEAYPAYKANRTTTPDEFRGQVELTKDVLGAMGIPVMAIDGFEADDLIATLTTRATAEGFRVLIVTGDRDSIQLVDENVTVLYPRKGVSDLTRFTPDEVLAKYGLTPIQYPDYAALRGDPSDNLPGIPGVGEKTAAKWIREYGDLNTLVDKVDEVKGKVGDALRANLSSVVLNRQLTELMRDVPLPYTPDQLAQGPWDREKIHRLFDDLEFRVLRDRLFETLAPPQPEAEAGFEISGGALEIGAVAAWLTEHAKAGVRHGVSIIGTGTPAHGDVRALAIAAGDGESGYIDVTVLTPEDEAALGAWLADPAVPKALHEAKAAVHALRGRGWTLGGLTSDTALAAYLVRPGQRTFNLDDLSLRYLHRELRAETVDTAQLSLLDEEDTVDAELARAQMLRARAVADLADALDEELRKIESTPLLADMELPLLGVLSTLEDAGIAVDTDQLATLQRQFADRVTEAANAAYEVIGKQINLGSPKQLQVVLFDELDMPKTKRTKTGYTTDADALESLFEKTQHPFLEHLLAHRDATRLKVTVDGLLKCVAEDGRIHTTFNQTIAATGRLSSTDPNLQNIPIRTDTGRQIRDTFVVGSGYESLMTADYSQIEMRIMAHLSADEGLIEAFNSGEDLHSFVASKAFDIPIAEVTPELRRRIKAMSYGLAYGLSSYGLSAQLKISTTEAKEHMDVYFARFGGIRDYLYEVVEQARKVGYTQTLFGRRRYLPDLDSSNRQRREAAERMALNAPIQGTAADIIKVAMINVHRAMRSAGLRSRMLLQIHDELLFEVAEGEREGLEALACEQMSAAIALSVPLEVSVGVGRSWDAAAH; the protein is encoded by the coding sequence GTGAGTTCACCCACGACCGCTCCGCGTCCCGCCACCGCGTCCGGCTCCAGCGATCCCGGGTCGGGCGACCGGCCGACGCTGCTGCTGCTGGACGGTCATTCGATCGCCTACCGCGCGTTCTTCGCGCTACCGGCGGAGAACTTCAAGACGGTCACCGGGCAGACCACGAACGCGGTGTACGGCTTCACCGCGATGCTGATCAACCTGCTGCGCGACGAGAAGCCGACGCATGTGGCCGCGGCGTTCGACGTGTCCCGCCAGACCTTCCGCGCCGAGGCGTACCCGGCGTACAAGGCCAACCGCACCACCACGCCGGACGAGTTCCGCGGGCAGGTCGAACTCACCAAGGACGTGCTCGGTGCGATGGGTATCCCGGTGATGGCGATCGATGGCTTCGAGGCCGACGATCTCATCGCCACGCTCACCACCCGCGCGACGGCCGAGGGTTTCCGCGTGCTCATCGTCACCGGCGACCGCGACTCCATCCAGTTGGTCGACGAGAACGTCACCGTGCTGTACCCGCGCAAGGGCGTCTCTGATCTGACCAGGTTCACCCCGGACGAGGTGCTGGCCAAGTACGGCCTCACACCGATCCAGTACCCCGACTACGCGGCGTTGCGCGGGGATCCGAGCGATAACCTGCCCGGCATACCCGGCGTCGGAGAGAAGACCGCCGCCAAGTGGATCCGCGAGTACGGCGACCTGAACACCCTGGTCGACAAGGTCGACGAGGTGAAGGGCAAGGTCGGTGACGCGCTGCGCGCCAACCTGAGCAGTGTGGTGCTCAATCGGCAGCTCACCGAGTTGATGCGCGACGTGCCGCTGCCGTACACGCCGGACCAGCTTGCGCAGGGGCCGTGGGATCGGGAGAAGATCCACCGATTGTTCGACGATCTCGAGTTCCGCGTGCTGCGCGATCGGCTGTTCGAGACGCTGGCCCCGCCGCAGCCCGAGGCGGAGGCGGGCTTCGAGATCAGCGGTGGCGCGCTGGAGATCGGCGCGGTTGCCGCCTGGCTCACCGAGCACGCGAAAGCCGGTGTGCGCCACGGTGTCTCGATCATCGGCACGGGCACTCCGGCGCATGGTGACGTGCGCGCGCTTGCCATCGCGGCGGGTGATGGCGAGAGCGGCTACATCGACGTCACCGTGCTCACCCCGGAGGACGAGGCAGCGCTGGGTGCCTGGCTGGCCGATCCGGCCGTGCCCAAGGCACTGCACGAGGCGAAGGCCGCCGTGCACGCGCTGCGCGGCCGCGGCTGGACCCTCGGCGGGCTGACCAGCGACACGGCTCTGGCCGCCTATCTGGTCCGCCCCGGCCAGCGCACGTTCAACCTCGACGATCTCTCGCTGCGCTACCTGCACCGCGAGCTGCGCGCCGAGACTGTCGATACCGCGCAGCTGTCCCTGCTCGACGAGGAGGACACCGTCGACGCCGAGCTGGCGCGGGCGCAGATGCTGCGCGCCCGCGCGGTGGCGGATCTCGCCGACGCGCTGGACGAGGAACTGCGCAAGATCGAGTCCACGCCGCTGCTCGCCGATATGGAGCTGCCGCTGCTCGGCGTGCTGTCCACGCTGGAGGACGCGGGCATCGCCGTGGACACCGATCAGCTGGCGACGTTGCAGCGGCAATTCGCCGATCGGGTCACCGAGGCGGCGAACGCGGCCTACGAGGTGATCGGCAAGCAGATCAACCTGGGCTCGCCCAAGCAGCTGCAGGTGGTGCTGTTCGACGAACTGGACATGCCGAAGACCAAGCGCACCAAGACCGGCTACACCACCGACGCGGACGCACTGGAGTCTTTGTTCGAGAAGACCCAGCACCCGTTCCTGGAGCACTTGCTGGCGCACCGCGACGCCACCCGGCTGAAGGTCACCGTCGACGGCCTGCTCAAGTGCGTCGCCGAGGACGGCCGCATCCACACCACGTTCAACCAGACCATCGCGGCCACCGGGCGGTTGTCCTCCACCGACCCGAATCTGCAGAACATCCCGATCCGCACCGACACCGGCAGGCAGATCCGCGACACCTTCGTGGTCGGCTCCGGCTACGAGTCGCTGATGACGGCGGATTACAGCCAGATCGAGATGCGGATCATGGCGCACCTGTCCGCGGACGAGGGCTTGATCGAGGCATTCAACTCCGGTGAGGACCTGCACAGCTTCGTCGCGTCGAAGGCGTTCGACATCCCGATCGCCGAGGTGACTCCGGAGTTGCGCCGCCGGATCAAGGCGATGTCCTACGGCCTGGCCTACGGGTTGAGTTCGTATGGGCTCTCGGCGCAGCTGAAGATCAGCACCACCGAGGCGAAGGAGCATATGGACGTCTACTTCGCTCGCTTCGGCGGGATCCGTGACTACCTGTACGAAGTGGTCGAACAGGCGCGCAAGGTCGGCTACACCCAGACGTTGTTCGGCCGCCGCCGCTACCTGCCCGATCTGGACTCCAGCAACCGGCAGCGCCGGGAGGCGGCCGAGCGGATGGCGCTCAACGCCCCGATCCAGGGCACCGCGGCCGACATCATCAAGGTCGCGATGATCAACGTGCACCGGGCGATGCGGTCGGCCGGGCTGCGTTCCCGGATGCTGCTGCAGATCCACGACGAGTTGCTGTTCGAGGTCGCGGAAGGGGAGCGGGAAGGGTTGGAAGCGCTGGCGTGCGAACAGATGTCCGCGGCGATCGCCCTGTCGGTGCCCTTGGAGGTCTCCGTGGGCGTCGGCCGCAGCTGGGACGCCGCAGCGCACTGA